A region of the Burkholderia pyrrocinia genome:
TACGCTTTCCCTGATGCGATGCGAATTTTGTCGGGCGTACGATCGCGATTCGATCAACGTTTCGTCAGGAGAAAAGCATGGATCGCCGCTTCCGTTGGCTGGCTGTCGCGCTGTCCTGTGCGCTGGCGGGTGCCGCGCATGCGCAGGCCCTTACCGGCACGCTGAAAAAGATCAAGGACACGGGCGTCGTGTCGCTGGGCATTCGCGAATCGTCGGTGCCGTTTTCGTATTCGGACAACCAGCAGAAGAACATCGGCTATTCGCGAGACATCGCGTCGCGCATCATCGACCAGTTGAAGACGGAACTGAACGCGCCGAATCTCACGGTGAAGGAAATTCCGATCACGTCGCAGAACCGGATTCCGCTGCTGCAGAACGGGACGATCGATTTCGAATGCGGATCGACGACGAACACGCTCGAGCGGCAAAAGCAGGCCGCGTTCTCGAACAGCATCTTTCTGTACGGCATCCGCTTCAGCACGCGCAAGGATTCGGGCGTGAAGGACTTCGCGGACCTGGCCGGCAAGACGGTCGCGACGACGGCCGGCACGTCGGACGAGCGCCTGCTGCGCAAGCTCAACGAAGAGAAGGCGATGAACATGACGATCATCAGCGCGAAGGATCACGCCGAAGCGTTCATGAACGTCACGACCGGGCGCGCGGTGGCGTTCGTGATGGACGAACCGCTGCTGTACGGCGAGATCGCGAAGGACCGCAACCCGGGCGCGTACACGGTGACGGGCACGCCGCTCGTCCACGAGAACTACGCGTGCATGATGCGCAGGGACGATCCGCCGTTCAAGCATGTCGTCGACGGCGTGATCGCGAAGATGCAGACGTCGGGTGCGGCCGAGAAGCTTTACAACCAGTGGTTCACGCAGCCGATTCCGCCGAAGGGCGTGAGTCTCGATTATCCGCTGTCGGCGGAGATGAAGCAGTTGTTCAGGAATCCGACGGACCAGGCGCAGTATTGATCGTTATCTAGCAGTGTGGCAGGGTCCGGTGTGTCGTTCTGCCGATCCCTGCAGTCGATGCGCGCCGCGTATGCCGGCTGACGAGCCGGCTTTCATCTCGGCTGCGTTGCAGAAATCGTCGCGTCCGCAATGGGCGCGCGCACCTCGGCGGTGACCCTTCGGGATCGCCGCCTTCTCCCGTTCATTTCTCCCCGTCCTGAAACTCGCGTCCGGCACCGGACGATGGCGCATCTGCGCGCGGATGATTCGCGCACGGCGACGCCGTTTCCCGCGTAAACCCGGATTCAGTTATCAATTTTAACTGGTCAGAATCGGCCGAAATTGTTCAACAATTTTCGGTGAAAAATCTCGCGAACCCGCATGTGGCGGTGCGCGGGAAGCGTTGCGATGTCTGTACGCAGGAGCCGAAAAACCTCAGGAGCCACGCAATGCCCGGTCAGTTCTCGTTTCGACGTTTTCTCGGCGGCGCGCTTGTGCCGCTGGCTTTCGCGTGCTCGCTCGCGTCGGCGGCATCGCTGCAGACGGTGCGGCCCGGCACGCTCCTGGTCGGCTCCGACCTGACCTATCCGCCTTACGCGTACCTGGACGGCGGCAAGCCGGCCGGCTTCGACGCCGAGTTTTCGCGGCTGCTCGCGCGCCACCTGAAGCTCGAACCGGTTTTCCTCGACACGCGCTTCCCCGACCTGATCCTCGGGATGAAGGCGCGCCGCTTCGATGTCGTCGCGTCGGCGCTCTACGTGACGCCCGATCGTTTGAAGCAGGTCGATTTCGTGCCGTACCTGAAGACGGGCGCGTCGCTGCTCGTCGCGAAGGGCAGCGCGTACCTGCCGAAAACGCCGCAGGACCTGTGCGGCAAGCGTGTCGGCACGATCAAGGGCGCGTCGTGGACGCCGAAGCTGCGCGCGGTCTCGCAGGACACCTGCAAGGCGGCCGGTCGCGGCGAGATCGCGATTCTCGAGTTTCCGACCTCGCCGGAAGCGACGTCCGCGCTGATGTCGAAGGCCGTCGACGTGCAGATCGAGGATACGGCCGTCGCGCAGGGCATTCCGAAGCAGACGAACGGGCGTGTCGAGCTCAGCTCGACGACGCTGCTGTATCCGATCGTCATCGGCCTCGGCGTGACGAAGGGTGACGCGGGCCTGCAACGCGCGCTGGAGGGGGCGCTGGACGACGCGAAGCACAGCGGCGAGTACGACAGCCTCGTGAAGAAGTACGGGTTGCAGGTGCCGACCAATGCCGACGTCGCGAACGCGCTCGGCACGGCGAAGTAGTCGCGAAGCGGCAACCGCGCGCCGTGCCGGCGCGCGCGCTCGCCCGCCCGGACGCACGACCCGCGCCGGGCGCTTGCATCACCTATCCGCGGTTGAGGAGTCTTCGATGCAGTTCGATTGGCACTACGCGTTACAACTCTTGTGGGACAGGGATTTCTGGCGTGCCTGCGTCGTCGTCGTGAAGCTCAGCGTATCCGCCTGGTTGCTCGGCGTGTTGCTCGGCTTCCCGGTGGCGCTTGCGAGGCAGTCGCACCATGCGCTGCTGAAGCGCGCCGCGAGCATGTACATCTGGTTCTTCCGGAGTCTGCCGTTGCTGGTGCTGCTCGTGTTCATCTACAACCTGCCGCAGGTGTTTCCCGCCACCAGCGCGGTGTTGTCCGATCCATTCACGGCCGGCTTGATCGCGATGGTGCTGAGCGAGACCGCCTATTTCGCGGAGATCCATCGCGGCGGGATCCTGTCCGTGCCGCGCGGGCAGCTCGAAGCCGGCCGCGCGCTCGGCATCCGCTTCACGGGTATCCAGCGGATGATCGTGGTGCCGCAGGCGATTCGCGTCGCGCTGCCCGCGCTCGCGAACGAATTCATCACGATCGTGAAGCTGACGTCGCTCGTGTCGGTGATCTCGCTCGCCGAGATCCTGCTCGTCGGGCAGCGGCTGTACACGCAGAACTTCCTCGTGTTCGAAACGATGCTGGCTGTCGCGTTTTATTACGTGCTGATCGTCACGGTGTTCAGCCGACTGCTCGGGTATCTCGAACGGTACCTCGACGTCAGCCTCCGCACGCCGGCCCAGGCCGGCCCCGCGACCATTGCACTGCCGCTGTCGACGCCTGCCGTCGCGCCGCGACAACGCGCGAGTGCCGAATTCGCGTTGCGGCTGAAAGGCGTCCAGCAGCGCTACGGTCGCCACGAAGTGCTGAAGGATATCCATCTCGATGTCGCGCCGGGGCAGGTCGTATCGATCATCGGCCCGTCGGGTTCGGGCAAGACGTCGCTGATCCGCACCGTCAACGGCCTCGCGCCGGTGAACGCGGGCGAGATCGATCTGTACGGCGAGCCATTCATCCGTGCGACGGGCGTGCATCCGCCGCGTGTGCCGCACGACCGGATCCTCGACATCGGCATGGTGTTCCAGAGCTTCAACCTGTTCCCGCATCGCACGGCGTTGCAGAACGTGATGATGGCGCCGTGCTATCACCGGCAGGCCGATACGGAGGCGATCCGGCTGCAGGCACTGTCGCTGCTGTCGAAGGTCGGGATGCTCGACCACGCGAACAAGTACCCGCATCAGCTGTCGGGCGGCCAGCAGCAGCGTGTGGCGATCGCGCGGGCGCTCGCCACGCGGCCGTCGATCATGCTGTTCGACGAGCCGACGTCGGCGCTCGATCCGGAGCTCGTCGGCGAAGTACTGAAAGTGGTCGAGACGCTCGCGAAGGAGGGGATGACGATGATCATCGTGACGCACGAGATGAACTTTGCGTTCAAGGTATCCGACCGGATCGTCTTCATGGAGAACGGCCGGATCCTGTACGACGTGCCGCCCGAGCGGATTCGTGCCAGCGCCGATGCGCGCGTGAAGGACTTTCTGCGGCACGTCCATTTCGCATGAACCGCAACGAACGATCAGCGAGGAACGACAATGGACGCCCCTGATTTCCGGCATCCCGACGCGAACGGGCAGGCATGCGTCGAGCGGTTGCGCACCAGCCTCGCGCGTGCCGATGCACATCCTGACGACATCGGGACGGCATGGCTCGCACGGTGCGACAAAGCGGCGCTGGACGAGGCGCGTGCAGCGGATGCATCGGCACGCCGCGATGCGTCCGCCGTACCGCTGGCCGGCGCGGTGCTGACGGTCAAGGCGTGTTTCGATAGCGAAGGCTGGGTCACGCACGCGGGCTCACGCGTCCTTGCCGGCGGCCCGCCTGCGCGAGCCGATGCCGCGCTCGTGGCGGCGCTGCGTCGCGCCGGCGCGGTGCGAATTGCTCAAACCGCGATGACCGAGTTCGCGTACGGCGCGCTCGGCGTGAACCGCGCATACGGCACGCCCGCGACGCCGCTCGATGCGCGACGCGAGCGCGTGGCCGGCGGATCGAGTTCGGGCGCGGCGGTGTCGGTGGCGCTCGGCGCGGCCGATCTGTCGATCGGCTCGGACACGAGCGGATCGGCGCGCATTCCGGCCGCGTTCTGCGGCGTGGCCGGCTTCAAGCCGTCGCGCGGCCGCTATCCCGATGCGGGCATGCGTTTCCTGTCGACGACGTTCGACGTGCCGGGGATCCTGGCCGCGACGGCTCGCATGTGCCGGCGGGTCGATGCGGTGCTGCATGGCCGCGCCGCTGGCCGGCCCGTGCCGGCGAGCATCAAGGACCTGCATTTCATCGTCCCCGAGCGCTTCGCGACGGACGACGTCGACCCGGCCGTCGGACAGGCATTCGACACGTGGCTGTCGCGGCTGTCCGCACAGGGCGCGCGCATCGAGCGCAAGCGGCTCGATTGTGCGGTCGAGGCCGGCGCCGTCGCGCGGGCGGGAGGCATCATCGCGGCTGAAGCGTTCATGCTGCATCGCACGCTGATGGAAACGGCCGCGGATCGTTACGATCCGCTGGTCGGCCCGCGCATCGCGGCCGGTGAGCACGTGCGCGCGCACGACTATGCGGCCGCGCTGTTGCGCCTGGCGGCGCTGGCCGATGCGTACCACGCGGAACTCGGCGATGCGCATGCGGTACTGACGCCGACGGTGCCGATGCTGCCGCCGCGCATTGCCGATCTGGCTGACGAGACCGCGTATCTCGCGGCGAACGCACGCGCGTTCCGTCTGACCGAATTTGCGAACCGGCTGGACCTGCCGAGCATCAGTGTGCCGGGCGACTGTCGACAGAAGCGGCCGATAGGCCTGCTGCTGACGGGCCGCCGCGGCGACGACGCGCGGCTGCTCGATGCGGCGGTGCTGGTCGAGCGTGCATTGACGGATTCCGAATGAACCGATTTCCGGCGGCAAGCATCGTCTTGCCATTTCTCATCGTTATTATTCAGAGGTGCTCATGATCGTCGTAAGGTCAGCCGATATCGCCCATACCGAACGCCACGCGCACGGACCGGGCTGGGACAGCAAGCGCATGATCGTCAAGCAGGACGGCGTCGGCTATTCCGTTCACGAGACGCGCGTGCAGGAAGGAGCGGAATTGCATCTGCACTACAAGCATCACTTCGAAACCAACTACTGCGTGGCGGGTGAAGGGGAAGTCGTCGAAACGGCGACCGGCAACGTGCACCGGATCACGCCCGGCACGATCTACGCGCTGAACCTGAACGATCCGCACATCCTGCGGGCGACGCGCGGCGATCTGCATCTCGTGTGCGTGTTCAATCCGCCGCTGACGGGGCTCGAGACGCATCGCGACGACGGCAGTTACGCGCTGCCGGCGGGCGAGGAAGCCTGACGGCGCTGGATGCCGGGTTCGTGCGTGCCGCGTTGCGCGGCACGCACGCGGGTGGCAGGACGCCGGCTCAGGCCGCTTCGCGCTGGCTA
Encoded here:
- a CDS encoding amino acid ABC transporter permease/ATP-binding protein, with the protein product MQFDWHYALQLLWDRDFWRACVVVVKLSVSAWLLGVLLGFPVALARQSHHALLKRAASMYIWFFRSLPLLVLLVFIYNLPQVFPATSAVLSDPFTAGLIAMVLSETAYFAEIHRGGILSVPRGQLEAGRALGIRFTGIQRMIVVPQAIRVALPALANEFITIVKLTSLVSVISLAEILLVGQRLYTQNFLVFETMLAVAFYYVLIVTVFSRLLGYLERYLDVSLRTPAQAGPATIALPLSTPAVAPRQRASAEFALRLKGVQQRYGRHEVLKDIHLDVAPGQVVSIIGPSGSGKTSLIRTVNGLAPVNAGEIDLYGEPFIRATGVHPPRVPHDRILDIGMVFQSFNLFPHRTALQNVMMAPCYHRQADTEAIRLQALSLLSKVGMLDHANKYPHQLSGGQQQRVAIARALATRPSIMLFDEPTSALDPELVGEVLKVVETLAKEGMTMIIVTHEMNFAFKVSDRIVFMENGRILYDVPPERIRASADARVKDFLRHVHFA
- a CDS encoding ectoine synthase, with protein sequence MIVVRSADIAHTERHAHGPGWDSKRMIVKQDGVGYSVHETRVQEGAELHLHYKHHFETNYCVAGEGEVVETATGNVHRITPGTIYALNLNDPHILRATRGDLHLVCVFNPPLTGLETHRDDGSYALPAGEEA
- a CDS encoding glutamate/aspartate ABC transporter substrate-binding protein, translating into MDRRFRWLAVALSCALAGAAHAQALTGTLKKIKDTGVVSLGIRESSVPFSYSDNQQKNIGYSRDIASRIIDQLKTELNAPNLTVKEIPITSQNRIPLLQNGTIDFECGSTTNTLERQKQAAFSNSIFLYGIRFSTRKDSGVKDFADLAGKTVATTAGTSDERLLRKLNEEKAMNMTIISAKDHAEAFMNVTTGRAVAFVMDEPLLYGEIAKDRNPGAYTVTGTPLVHENYACMMRRDDPPFKHVVDGVIAKMQTSGAAEKLYNQWFTQPIPPKGVSLDYPLSAEMKQLFRNPTDQAQY
- a CDS encoding amidase family protein, producing MDAPDFRHPDANGQACVERLRTSLARADAHPDDIGTAWLARCDKAALDEARAADASARRDASAVPLAGAVLTVKACFDSEGWVTHAGSRVLAGGPPARADAALVAALRRAGAVRIAQTAMTEFAYGALGVNRAYGTPATPLDARRERVAGGSSSGAAVSVALGAADLSIGSDTSGSARIPAAFCGVAGFKPSRGRYPDAGMRFLSTTFDVPGILAATARMCRRVDAVLHGRAAGRPVPASIKDLHFIVPERFATDDVDPAVGQAFDTWLSRLSAQGARIERKRLDCAVEAGAVARAGGIIAAEAFMLHRTLMETAADRYDPLVGPRIAAGEHVRAHDYAAALLRLAALADAYHAELGDAHAVLTPTVPMLPPRIADLADETAYLAANARAFRLTEFANRLDLPSISVPGDCRQKRPIGLLLTGRRGDDARLLDAAVLVERALTDSE
- a CDS encoding ABC transporter substrate-binding protein, whose product is MPGQFSFRRFLGGALVPLAFACSLASAASLQTVRPGTLLVGSDLTYPPYAYLDGGKPAGFDAEFSRLLARHLKLEPVFLDTRFPDLILGMKARRFDVVASALYVTPDRLKQVDFVPYLKTGASLLVAKGSAYLPKTPQDLCGKRVGTIKGASWTPKLRAVSQDTCKAAGRGEIAILEFPTSPEATSALMSKAVDVQIEDTAVAQGIPKQTNGRVELSSTTLLYPIVIGLGVTKGDAGLQRALEGALDDAKHSGEYDSLVKKYGLQVPTNADVANALGTAK